A stretch of the Acanthopagrus latus isolate v.2019 chromosome 9, fAcaLat1.1, whole genome shotgun sequence genome encodes the following:
- the tbc1d4 gene encoding TBC1 domain family member 4 isoform X8, whose amino-acid sequence MYQLSRLLHDYHRELYNHFEEHDICPSLYAAPWFLTLFASQFPLSFVSRIFDFVFVQGTGVIFKVALCLLSSHEGEIVECDSFESIVDYLKTTLPALTHAQMEQTIAKVMEMDISKQLHAYEVEYHVLQDEMLEAGPLPDDSDRLDKLEKTNVHLKKQNMDLLEKLQAARQKIQTLETNVENFLSRESKMKHMIRSLEQERAAYQKTIERMRSCLPPDALTDVEMTQIKTGPNGKAKTTAKKP is encoded by the exons ATGTACCAGCTCTCCAGACTGTTGCACGACTACCACCGCGAGTTGTACAATCACTTCGAGGAGCACGATATCTGCCCGAGCCTCTACGCAGCGCCCTGGTTCCTCACTCTCTTCGCCTCGCAATTCCCCCTCAGCTTTGTGTCCCGCATCTTTG attttgtgtttgtccaaGGGACCGGGGTGATCTTTAAAGTGGCCCTCTGTCTGCTGAGCAGCCATGAGGGGGAGATAGTGGAGTGTGACAGCTTTGAGAGCATCGTGGACTATCTGAAAACAACACTCCCTGCCCTCACTCATGCGCAGATGGAGCAGACCATCGCCAAG GTGATGGAGATGGACATCTCGAAGCAGCTGCATGCGTACGAGGTGGAGTACCACGTCCTGCAGGATGAGATGTTAGAGGCGGGGCCGCTGCCGGACGATTCCGACCGGCTCGACAAACTTGAAAAGACCAACGTGCATTTGAAGAAACAGAACATGGACCTGCTGGAGAAACTTCAG GCTGCGCGGCAGAAGATTCAGACGCTGGAGACGAACGTCGAGAACTTCCTTTCTCGGGAGAGCAAAATGAAGCACATGATTCGCTCTCTGGAGCAGGAGAGGGCAGCTTACCAGAAGACCATTGAACGCATGCGCTCTTGCCTTCCCCCTGACGCCCTGACAGATGTGGAGATGACCCAGATCAAAACAGGACCCAATGGGAAAGCCAAAACTACAGCCAAGAAGCCCTGA
- the tbc1d4 gene encoding TBC1 domain family member 4 isoform X7 yields the protein MNKTSASMQHPDHSDGRELLPLSPRACNSSLDPLGCQLPPGERPKRTGADYRALWKTAIHQQILLLRMEKENQRLEEASRDELHIRKMKLSYQEVGQCSKDALALWERKLTAPGRTTVPQDKEEMYRALCQGVPKGRRGEVWLLLSHQHRLRHRLPQRQQAPDTPYQDLLKQLTAQQHSILVDLGRTFPTHQYFSAQLGAGQLSLYNLLKAYSLLDTEVGYCQGISFVAGVLLLHMSEEQAFDMLKFLMYDLGIRQQYRPDMVSLQIQMYQLSRLLHDYHRELYNHFEEHDICPSLYAAPWFLTLFASQFPLSFVSRIFDFVFVQGTGVIFKVALCLLSSHEGEIVECDSFESIVDYLKTTLPALTHAQMEQTIAKVMEMDISKQLHAYEVEYHVLQDEMLEAGPLPDDSDRLDKLEKTNVHLKKQNMDLLEKLQAARQKIQTLETNVENFLSRESKMKHMIRSLEQERAAYQKTIERMRSCLPPDALTDVEMTQIKTGPNGKAKTTAKKP from the exons ATGAACAAGACATCTGCATCCATGCAGCACCCAG ACCACTCTGATGGCAGGGAGCTGTTGCCCCTCTCACCCCGTGCCTGCAACTCAAGTCTGGATCCCTTGGGGTGTCAGCTGCCACCGGGGGAGAGACCTAAGAGGACGGGGGCTGACTACCGGGCCCTCTGGAAGACTGCCATCCACCAGCAGATCCTGCTGCTGCGAATGGAAAAGGAGAACCAGAGACTGGAGG AAG CGAGCCGGGACGAGCTGCACATCCGCAAGATGAAGCTGAGCTACCAGGAAGTGGGCCAGTGCTCCAAAGATGCGCTGGCATTGTGGGAGAGAAAACTGACAGCCCCGGGCAGAACGACAGTCCCACAGGACAAGGAGGAGATGTATCGCGCTCTCTGCCAAG GTGTTCCCAAGGGCAGGCGGGGAGAGGTGTGGTTGCTCCTTTCCCATCAGCACCGGCTGCGTCACAGACTGCCCCAGCGCCAGCAGGCCCCAGACACCCCCTACCAGGACCTGCTCAAGCAGCTCACCGCACAGCAGCATTCTATTCTGGTGGATTTAG GCCGGACCTTCCCCACCCACCAGTACTTCTCAGCCCAGCTGGGTGCAGGGCAGCTTTCCCTCTACAACCTCCTCAAAGCCTACTCTCTGCTGGATACAGAG GTCGGCTACTGCCAGGGTATCAGCTTCGTGGCcggagtgctgctgctgcacatgaGCGAAGAACAGGCCTTTGACATGCTGAAGTTCCTCATGTACGACCTCGGCATCAGGCAGCAGTACAGACCTGACATGgtctctctgcag ATTCAGATGTACCAGCTCTCCAGACTGTTGCACGACTACCACCGCGAGTTGTACAATCACTTCGAGGAGCACGATATCTGCCCGAGCCTCTACGCAGCGCCCTGGTTCCTCACTCTCTTCGCCTCGCAATTCCCCCTCAGCTTTGTGTCCCGCATCTTTG attttgtgtttgtccaaGGGACCGGGGTGATCTTTAAAGTGGCCCTCTGTCTGCTGAGCAGCCATGAGGGGGAGATAGTGGAGTGTGACAGCTTTGAGAGCATCGTGGACTATCTGAAAACAACACTCCCTGCCCTCACTCATGCGCAGATGGAGCAGACCATCGCCAAG GTGATGGAGATGGACATCTCGAAGCAGCTGCATGCGTACGAGGTGGAGTACCACGTCCTGCAGGATGAGATGTTAGAGGCGGGGCCGCTGCCGGACGATTCCGACCGGCTCGACAAACTTGAAAAGACCAACGTGCATTTGAAGAAACAGAACATGGACCTGCTGGAGAAACTTCAG GCTGCGCGGCAGAAGATTCAGACGCTGGAGACGAACGTCGAGAACTTCCTTTCTCGGGAGAGCAAAATGAAGCACATGATTCGCTCTCTGGAGCAGGAGAGGGCAGCTTACCAGAAGACCATTGAACGCATGCGCTCTTGCCTTCCCCCTGACGCCCTGACAGATGTGGAGATGACCCAGATCAAAACAGGACCCAATGGGAAAGCCAAAACTACAGCCAAGAAGCCCTGA